From the Rhodanobacter soli genome, one window contains:
- a CDS encoding DNA-directed RNA polymerase subunit alpha produces MAVSSTSVLRPRGLSVEQLGANRAKVVVEPLERGFGHTLGNALRRVLLSSIPGSAIVEVEIDGVLHEYTTLEGLQEDVIEVLLNLKDVAIRQHTGDEVTLTLSKKGKGVVTAGDIVVDHSVEIINPEHVICHLTKDIALNMRLKVRRGVGYQPASTRQHPDDEARPIGRLQLDASFAPVLRVAYEVDAARVEQRTNLDKLVLDIETNGTIGAEDAVRKAAEIINDQLSVFGDFSRRESATDKAEKSGFDPLLLRPIDDLELTVRSANCLKAESIYYIGDLVQKTEVELLKTPNLGKKSLTEIKDVLGGRGLALGMKLENWPPPGLSHGMQLG; encoded by the coding sequence ATGGCAGTTTCGTCAACTAGCGTGCTGCGGCCTCGTGGCCTCAGCGTCGAACAGCTCGGAGCCAACCGCGCCAAGGTGGTGGTCGAGCCGCTCGAGCGTGGCTTCGGCCACACCCTGGGCAACGCGCTGCGCCGCGTGCTGCTCTCCTCGATCCCTGGCAGTGCCATCGTCGAGGTCGAAATCGATGGCGTGCTGCACGAATACACCACCCTGGAAGGCCTGCAGGAGGACGTCATCGAAGTCCTGCTCAACCTCAAGGACGTGGCGATTCGTCAGCATACGGGTGATGAAGTCACCCTGACCCTGTCCAAGAAGGGCAAGGGCGTGGTCACGGCCGGTGACATCGTCGTCGACCACTCGGTGGAGATCATCAACCCCGAGCACGTGATCTGCCACCTGACCAAGGACATCGCACTCAACATGCGTTTGAAGGTGCGTCGCGGCGTCGGCTACCAGCCGGCCAGCACGCGCCAGCATCCGGATGACGAGGCACGTCCGATCGGCCGCCTGCAGCTGGACGCGTCGTTCGCGCCGGTGCTGCGTGTGGCCTACGAAGTGGACGCCGCTCGCGTCGAGCAGCGCACCAACCTCGACAAGCTGGTGCTGGACATCGAGACCAACGGCACGATCGGCGCTGAAGACGCGGTCCGCAAGGCCGCCGAGATCATCAACGACCAGCTGTCGGTGTTCGGCGACTTCTCGCGTCGCGAGAGCGCCACCGACAAGGCGGAGAAGAGCGGTTTCGATCCGTTGCTGCTGCGTCCGATCGACGATCTGGAGCTCACCGTGCGTTCGGCAAACTGCCTGAAGGCCGAGAGCATCTACTACATCGGCGACCTGGTGCAGAAGACCGAGGTCGAGCTGCTGAAGACCCCGAACCTGGGCAAGAAGTCGCTGACCGAAATCAAGGACGTGCTGGGCGGTCGTGGTCTCGCACTGGGCATGAAGCTCGAGAACTGGCCGCCGCCGGGCCTGTCCCACGGCATGCAGCTGGGTTGA
- the rpsM gene encoding 30S ribosomal protein S13, which translates to MARIAGVNLPVQKHVWVGLQSIYGIGRSRAKKVCVDAGVVPTTQIKSLSEGEVEKIRHEIAKYTVEGDLRREVGMAIKRLMDLGCYRGLRHRRGLPVRGQRTRTNARTRKGPRRAIKK; encoded by the coding sequence ATGGCGCGCATCGCGGGTGTCAATTTGCCGGTCCAGAAGCATGTCTGGGTTGGTCTGCAGAGCATTTACGGTATCGGCCGCAGCCGGGCCAAGAAGGTCTGCGTGGATGCTGGCGTGGTTCCGACCACCCAGATCAAGTCCCTCAGTGAAGGCGAGGTGGAGAAGATCCGCCACGAGATCGCCAAGTACACCGTCGAAGGCGATCTGCGCCGTGAGGTGGGCATGGCCATCAAGCGTCTGATGGACCTGGGTTGCTACCGTGGCCTGCGCCACCGTCGCGGCCTGCCGGTGCGCGGTCAGCGCACACGTACCAACGCACGTACCCGCAAGGGCCCCCGTCGCGCGATCAAGAAGTGA
- the rpsK gene encoding 30S ribosomal protein S11: MAKPVKTKKKIKRVVTDAVAHVQASFNNTIVTITDRQGNALSWATAGGAGFRGSRKSTPFAAQVAAEKAGRAAGDYGVKTVEVRIKGPGPGRESAVRSLNALGYKVLNIIDVTPIPHNGCRPPKKRRV; the protein is encoded by the coding sequence ATGGCTAAGCCGGTCAAGACCAAGAAGAAGATCAAGCGCGTTGTCACGGATGCCGTGGCTCACGTGCAGGCCTCCTTCAACAACACCATCGTCACCATTACCGATCGTCAGGGCAATGCCTTGTCGTGGGCTACCGCCGGCGGCGCCGGTTTCCGTGGCTCGCGCAAGTCGACCCCGTTCGCCGCCCAGGTGGCCGCCGAAAAGGCTGGCCGTGCGGCAGGCGACTACGGCGTGAAGACGGTGGAAGTACGCATCAAGGGCCCCGGCCCGGGCCGCGAGTCGGCGGTGCGTTCGCTGAATGCGTTGGGCTACAAGGTGCTCAACATCATCGACGTCACGCCGATTCCGCACAACGGCTGCCGTCCCCCCAAGAAGCGTCGAGTCTAA
- a CDS encoding disulfide bond formation protein B yields MNPFRWSYRVSFLVGFLICAGLLGFALYAEYGLGMTPCPLCVFQRIAFLFMALFFLLGGLHAPRGNGRWAYAGLVLAGAVGGIVTAGRHLWLQSLPADQVPSCGPGLGYMLDAFPLSKLLKLVFTGSGECAKVEPILGLPMPAWSLLWFIALGALAVLAARRRAASK; encoded by the coding sequence ATGAATCCATTCCGCTGGTCGTACCGTGTCAGTTTTCTCGTCGGTTTCCTGATCTGCGCAGGCCTGCTCGGCTTTGCGCTGTATGCCGAATACGGGCTGGGCATGACGCCGTGCCCGCTGTGCGTCTTCCAGCGCATCGCGTTCCTGTTCATGGCGCTGTTCTTCCTGCTGGGCGGGCTGCATGCGCCGCGCGGCAACGGCCGCTGGGCCTACGCGGGGTTGGTGCTGGCGGGGGCCGTGGGCGGCATCGTCACCGCCGGCCGCCACCTGTGGCTGCAGAGCCTGCCGGCCGACCAGGTGCCTTCCTGTGGTCCCGGGCTGGGCTACATGCTGGATGCGTTTCCGCTGTCGAAGCTGCTGAAGCTGGTATTCACCGGCTCCGGCGAATGCGCCAAGGTCGAGCCGATCCTCGGCCTGCCGATGCCGGCCTGGAGCCTGCTGTGGTTCATCGCGCTGGGTGCGTTGGCGGTCTTGGCCGCGCGGCGCCGGGCTGCATCGAAGTGA
- a CDS encoding class II 3-deoxy-7-phosphoheptulonate synthase has product MNPAAPNVFTPRDWTPDSWQQRVALQQPHYDDAAELARAGVHLAQLPPLVTSWEVLALKQALAEAQEGGRFLLQGGDCAESFADCTSPVISNRLKVLLQMSLVLVHGLKKPVLRVGRFAGQYAKPRSTDTETRDGVTLPSFRGDVVNSPAFTAEARRPDPQRLIQAHAHSALTMNFVRALIDGGFADLHHPEYWDLAWVEHSPLAAEYRQMVAGIGDSLRFMETLAGPIAGFSKVDFFTSHEALLLHYEQALTRQVPRHPGWFNLSTHFPWIGMRTAALDGAHVEYFRGIRNPVAVKVGPSVTPAQLLPLIDALNPDDEPGRLTLIHRMGHAKIAAALPPLLEAVKREGRRVLWVADPMHGNTESTSNGHKTRRFDNIRGELEQAFDIHAAAGTRLGGVHLELTGEDVTECMGGARDLSESDLDRAYKSMVDPRLNYEQSLELAMLIVRKSASGRV; this is encoded by the coding sequence ATGAATCCTGCTGCGCCGAACGTGTTCACGCCCCGTGACTGGACCCCGGATTCCTGGCAGCAGCGCGTGGCGCTGCAGCAGCCGCATTACGACGATGCGGCCGAGCTGGCCCGGGCCGGCGTGCATCTTGCGCAGTTGCCGCCGCTGGTAACCTCGTGGGAGGTGCTGGCGTTGAAGCAGGCGTTGGCCGAGGCGCAGGAAGGCGGGCGTTTCCTGCTGCAAGGCGGCGACTGCGCGGAAAGCTTCGCCGACTGCACCAGCCCGGTGATCTCCAACCGGCTGAAGGTGCTGCTGCAGATGAGCCTGGTGCTGGTGCACGGGCTGAAGAAGCCGGTGCTGCGGGTGGGCCGTTTCGCCGGGCAGTATGCGAAACCGCGCTCGACCGACACCGAGACCCGCGATGGCGTGACCCTGCCGAGCTTTCGTGGCGACGTGGTCAACAGCCCGGCGTTCACCGCCGAGGCACGTCGTCCCGATCCGCAACGGCTGATCCAGGCGCATGCGCATTCCGCGCTGACGATGAACTTCGTGCGCGCGCTGATCGACGGCGGCTTCGCCGACCTGCATCACCCGGAATACTGGGACCTGGCCTGGGTCGAGCACTCGCCGCTGGCCGCCGAGTACCGCCAGATGGTCGCGGGCATCGGCGACTCGCTGCGCTTCATGGAAACACTGGCCGGCCCGATCGCCGGGTTCTCCAAGGTGGATTTCTTCACCTCGCACGAGGCGCTGCTGCTGCACTACGAGCAGGCGCTGACCCGCCAGGTGCCGCGCCATCCCGGCTGGTTCAACCTGTCCACCCACTTCCCGTGGATCGGCATGCGCACCGCGGCGCTGGACGGTGCCCACGTGGAGTATTTCCGCGGCATCCGCAATCCGGTCGCGGTGAAAGTGGGCCCCTCGGTGACACCCGCGCAACTCCTGCCGCTGATCGATGCGCTGAACCCGGATGACGAGCCGGGCCGGCTGACCCTGATCCACCGCATGGGCCATGCGAAGATCGCTGCCGCGTTGCCGCCGCTGCTGGAGGCGGTGAAGCGCGAGGGCCGGCGTGTGCTGTGGGTGGCCGATCCGATGCACGGCAACACCGAAAGCACCTCGAACGGCCACAAGACCCGTCGCTTCGACAACATCCGCGGCGAGCTGGAACAGGCGTTCGACATCCATGCGGCGGCGGGCACCCGGCTCGGCGGCGTGCACCTGGAACTCACCGGCGAGGATGTCACCGAATGCATGGGCGGCGCCCGCGACTTGTCCGAGAGCGACCTCGACCGCGCCTACAAGTCGATGGTCGATCCGCGCCTGAACTACGAACAGTCGCTGGAGCTGGCGATGCTGATCGTGCGCAAGTCGGCCAGCGGCCGGGTTTGA
- the rplQ gene encoding 50S ribosomal protein L17, whose translation MRHQKSGRKLNRTSSHREAMFKNMASSLIKHELIRTTLPKAKELRRVAEPLITLAKTDGVANRRLAFSRLRDKEAVGKLFVELGPRYKERPGGYLRILKCGFRPGDNAPMAYVELVGRPQVEAVDAE comes from the coding sequence ATGCGCCACCAAAAATCCGGACGCAAACTCAACCGTACCAGTTCGCACCGCGAAGCCATGTTCAAGAACATGGCGTCTTCGCTGATCAAGCACGAGCTGATCCGCACCACCCTGCCCAAGGCGAAGGAACTTCGCCGCGTGGCCGAGCCGCTGATCACGCTGGCCAAGACCGACGGCGTGGCCAACCGCCGCCTCGCCTTCTCGCGCCTGCGCGACAAGGAAGCGGTCGGCAAGCTGTTCGTCGAGCTGGGCCCGCGCTACAAGGAGCGCCCCGGCGGCTACCTGCGCATCCTGAAGTGCGGCTTCCGCCCGGGCGACAATGCGCCGATGGCGTATGTCGAGCTGGTCGGTCGCCCGCAGGTCGAAGCTGTCGACGCCGAGTAA
- a CDS encoding amidase, with amino-acid sequence MNRSAVHLAALVTALLAGPALAAETTPPSVAYASIGQLQQRMDAGTLDSRQLTQELLERIQRIDRSGPTLRAVIETNPDALQLAGTLDDARGSAKARGPLYGIPVLLKDNIDTGDRMLTTAGSLALADAPAPRDAGLVERLRKAGALVLGKTNLSEWANFRSNHASSGWSGRGGQTKNPYVLDRNPCGSSAGSAAAVAAGLATVAIGSETDGSIICPAAMNGIVGIKPSLGLVSRSGIVPISHSQDTAGPMARNVADAAALLSVIAGSDPRDPATAEADRHATDYTKFLDPNGLKGKRIGVVRQLAGAEPNADRVLEQSIALMKAQGAIIVDPVVLPHLAELGKPEITVLLYDFKHDINAYLASRSGLKVKTLADLIAFNQAHAGEEMPWFGQELFEQAEKKGPLSDKAYTEALAQAKRLSGPQGIDAALKAQHLDALLAPSWGPAFMTDPVLGDHIVSGDPTVGGASQPAAVAGYPSITVPAGFAHGLPVGIVLFGAKWSEPTLISIAYGFEQHAKAWQPPQFLDTVGGRPVAATR; translated from the coding sequence GTGAACCGTTCAGCCGTCCATCTCGCCGCACTCGTCACTGCCTTGCTTGCCGGTCCTGCGCTGGCCGCCGAGACCACGCCACCAAGTGTCGCCTACGCGTCCATCGGCCAGCTGCAGCAGCGCATGGACGCCGGCACGCTGGACAGCCGCCAGCTGACGCAGGAGTTGCTCGAACGCATCCAGCGGATCGATCGTTCCGGCCCGACCCTGCGCGCGGTGATCGAGACGAATCCCGACGCGCTGCAGCTGGCCGGCACGCTCGACGACGCACGCGGCAGCGCCAAGGCGCGTGGCCCGCTGTACGGCATCCCGGTGCTGCTTAAGGACAACATCGACACCGGCGACCGCATGCTCACCACCGCCGGTTCGCTGGCGCTGGCCGATGCGCCGGCGCCGCGCGACGCGGGACTGGTCGAACGGCTGCGCAAGGCCGGTGCGCTGGTTCTGGGCAAGACCAACCTCAGCGAATGGGCCAACTTCCGCTCCAACCACGCCAGCAGCGGGTGGAGCGGGCGCGGCGGGCAAACGAAGAATCCCTACGTGCTCGACCGCAACCCCTGCGGCTCCAGCGCCGGCTCCGCCGCCGCGGTAGCGGCAGGCCTGGCCACGGTGGCGATCGGCAGCGAGACCGACGGTTCGATCATCTGCCCCGCCGCGATGAACGGCATCGTCGGCATCAAGCCCTCCCTGGGCCTGGTCAGCCGCAGCGGCATCGTGCCGATCAGTCACAGCCAGGACACCGCCGGCCCGATGGCGCGCAATGTGGCCGATGCCGCCGCCCTGCTCAGCGTGATCGCCGGCAGCGACCCGCGTGACCCGGCCACCGCCGAAGCGGACAGGCACGCCACCGACTACACGAAGTTCCTCGACCCCAACGGACTGAAGGGCAAACGCATCGGCGTGGTACGCCAGCTCGCCGGCGCCGAACCGAACGCCGACCGCGTGCTCGAGCAGTCGATCGCGCTGATGAAGGCGCAAGGCGCGATCATCGTCGATCCGGTCGTGCTGCCGCACCTGGCCGAACTCGGCAAGCCGGAGATCACCGTGTTGCTGTACGACTTCAAGCACGACATCAACGCCTACCTGGCCAGCCGCAGCGGCCTCAAGGTGAAGACGCTGGCCGACCTGATCGCGTTCAACCAGGCGCATGCCGGCGAAGAGATGCCCTGGTTCGGCCAGGAGCTGTTCGAGCAGGCCGAAAAGAAGGGACCGCTCAGCGACAAGGCGTACACGGAGGCGCTGGCGCAGGCGAAGCGGCTGTCCGGTCCGCAGGGCATCGATGCTGCGTTGAAGGCACAGCACCTGGACGCCTTGCTGGCGCCGTCGTGGGGGCCGGCCTTCATGACCGACCCGGTGCTCGGCGACCACATCGTCAGCGGCGACCCTACCGTGGGCGGCGCCTCGCAGCCGGCGGCCGTGGCCGGCTATCCCTCGATCACCGTGCCGGCCGGTTTCGCCCACGGCCTGCCGGTCGGCATCGTGCTGTTCGGCGCGAAGTGGAGCGAGCCGACGCTGATCTCGATCGCCTACGGTTTCGAGCAACACGCGAAGGCATGGCAGCCGCCGCAGTTTCTCGACACGGTCGGCGGCAGGCCCGTGGCAGCCACTCGCTGA
- a CDS encoding c-type cytochrome, translating to MNTNASLRHAKPFGVAFLFAVALLCGTASHAADTPTTAPAIPDTLQQRIAACTACHGVHGEGTPGSGYFPRLAGKPAAYLARQMQDFQNGLRKYAPMEYTVRQLPPAYMREIAEYFAAQQVPYSRSPLPPVSAAALQRGEQLVSKGDPVRKIPACASCHGSQLTGVQPSTPGLVGLPYDYISAQLGSWRTHTRATVAPDCMATVANRLSESDITAVAAALASRELPADTHAQPVGSVTPPMPCGVLGATGDPS from the coding sequence ATGAATACGAACGCCAGCCTGCGTCATGCCAAGCCGTTCGGTGTCGCCTTCCTGTTCGCGGTCGCCCTGTTGTGCGGCACCGCCAGCCACGCTGCCGATACTCCGACGACCGCCCCCGCGATCCCCGACACCTTGCAGCAGCGCATCGCCGCCTGTACCGCCTGCCATGGCGTGCATGGCGAAGGCACGCCCGGCAGCGGTTATTTTCCGCGCCTCGCCGGCAAGCCGGCAGCCTATCTGGCGCGCCAGATGCAGGATTTCCAGAACGGCCTGCGCAAGTACGCGCCGATGGAATACACCGTGCGCCAGTTGCCGCCCGCGTACATGCGGGAGATCGCCGAATACTTCGCCGCGCAGCAGGTGCCGTACAGCCGTTCGCCGTTGCCGCCGGTGTCTGCAGCAGCGCTGCAACGTGGCGAGCAACTGGTCAGCAAGGGTGACCCGGTGCGCAAGATTCCGGCCTGCGCCAGCTGCCACGGCAGCCAGCTGACCGGGGTGCAGCCGTCCACGCCGGGCCTGGTCGGCCTGCCGTACGACTACATCAGCGCGCAATTGGGTTCCTGGCGTACGCATACCCGAGCCACGGTGGCGCCCGACTGCATGGCGACGGTGGCGAATCGGCTGAGTGAGTCGGACATCACCGCGGTGGCGGCGGCGCTGGCCAGCCGCGAGTTGCCGGCCGATACGCATGCGCAACCGGTGGGCTCGGTGACGCCGCCCATGCCGTGCGGCGTACTGGGCGCGACAGGAGACCCGTCATGA
- a CDS encoding mismatch-specific DNA-glycosylase codes for MPRRTERHILPDLLQPGLALVFCGTAAGRRSAAERAYYAHPGNLFWRALFEAGLTPRLLMPAEFPQLPRYGIGLTDLAKRHAGNDDELPRDAFDAPALIAKIERHAPRLLAFTSKNAARAALGHAVGYGLLDETIGGTRLFVLPSPSGQARGHWDLAPWLALSELYRAIHAAR; via the coding sequence ATGCCGCGGCGGACTGAGCGCCACATTCTGCCCGACCTGCTGCAGCCCGGGCTGGCGCTGGTGTTCTGCGGCACCGCCGCGGGTAGGCGCTCGGCGGCCGAGCGCGCCTACTACGCCCATCCCGGCAACCTGTTCTGGCGCGCGCTGTTCGAGGCCGGGCTGACCCCGCGCCTGCTGATGCCGGCGGAATTCCCGCAACTGCCCCGCTACGGCATCGGCCTCACCGACCTGGCCAAGCGCCACGCCGGCAACGACGACGAGCTGCCGCGCGACGCGTTCGACGCGCCCGCGTTGATCGCCAAGATCGAGCGCCATGCCCCGCGCCTGCTCGCCTTCACCAGCAAGAACGCGGCTCGCGCCGCGCTCGGTCACGCGGTCGGCTACGGGCTGCTGGACGAAACCATCGGCGGCACGCGGCTGTTCGTGCTGCCGTCGCCCTCCGGCCAGGCGCGCGGCCACTGGGACCTGGCGCCGTGGCTGGCATTGAGCGAGCTGTACCGCGCCATCCACGCCGCCCGGTAG
- the rpsD gene encoding 30S ribosomal protein S4, with product MARYRGATCKLARREGADLSLKSPARALDSKCKLENKPGQHGANKRMRMSDYAVQLREKQKVKRIYGVLERQFSNYYTKASTLKGNTGENLLRLLESRLDNVVYRMGFAVTRAQARQLVAHKAILVNGKKVNIPSYQVRPGDAIALTERARSQLRVQEAATVFDTMDLRPVWVEVDAKKFEGTFKSVPDRGDLPSDINEALIIELYSK from the coding sequence ATGGCCCGTTATCGTGGAGCTACCTGCAAACTCGCCCGTCGTGAGGGTGCAGATCTCAGCCTGAAGAGCCCGGCGCGCGCGCTGGACTCCAAGTGCAAGCTGGAAAACAAGCCCGGCCAGCATGGTGCGAACAAGCGCATGCGCATGTCCGACTATGCCGTGCAGCTGCGTGAAAAGCAGAAGGTCAAGCGCATCTACGGCGTGCTCGAGCGCCAGTTCAGCAACTACTACACCAAGGCGTCGACCCTCAAGGGCAACACCGGTGAGAACCTGCTGCGCCTGCTCGAAAGCCGCCTGGACAATGTCGTCTATCGCATGGGCTTCGCGGTGACCCGCGCCCAGGCCCGCCAGCTGGTCGCCCACAAGGCGATCCTGGTGAACGGCAAGAAGGTGAACATTCCTTCCTACCAGGTCCGTCCGGGCGACGCGATCGCGCTGACCGAGCGTGCCCGCAGCCAGCTGCGCGTGCAGGAAGCGGCGACCGTGTTCGACACCATGGACCTGCGTCCGGTCTGGGTCGAGGTCGACGCCAAGAAATTTGAAGGTACGTTCAAGTCGGTGCCGGATCGCGGTGATCTGCCGTCCGACATCAATGAAGCATTGATCATCGAGCTTTACTCGAAGTAA
- the secY gene encoding preprotein translocase subunit SecY gives MAAAQGNALGKLGKLTELRQRIFFVIGALVVFRLGSFIPVPGVNPEAMTNLVNGNGLMDMFNMFSGGALERFSVFALGVIPYISASIVFQMMGAVVPSLQSLRKEGEAGKRKMTMYTRYATVALAAFQSFGIAVALQGQVAAGGAPVVYTPGFGFIFSSVVGLTAGTMFLMWLGEQMTERGVGNGISLLIFAGIVAGLPGAVVHTLGMASNGELSLIKLLMVFGLALAVTAFVVFMERAQRRITVNYARRSGGQKAYMNQSSNLPLKINMSGVIPPIFASSLLMFPATAVSWFSTGQQSRWLQDLTQALSPGNPLYETVFSVLVIGFAFFYTAIVFNADETADNLKRSGALIPGIRPGKATASYIDAVMTRLTGVGALYLVMVCLVPSFMQNAWHVPFYFGGTSLLIVVVVVMDFTSQVQAHLVSHQYESLLKKANLRRS, from the coding sequence GTGGCAGCAGCCCAGGGCAACGCACTCGGCAAGCTCGGCAAACTGACGGAGCTTCGTCAGCGCATTTTCTTCGTGATCGGTGCGCTGGTGGTGTTCCGGCTCGGTTCGTTCATTCCGGTTCCGGGCGTCAATCCGGAGGCGATGACCAACCTGGTCAACGGCAACGGTCTGATGGACATGTTCAACATGTTCTCGGGTGGTGCGCTGGAGCGCTTCTCGGTGTTCGCGCTCGGCGTGATCCCGTACATCTCGGCGTCGATCGTGTTCCAGATGATGGGCGCGGTAGTGCCGAGCCTGCAGAGCCTGCGCAAGGAAGGCGAGGCCGGCAAGCGCAAGATGACGATGTATACGCGCTATGCCACGGTGGCACTCGCGGCGTTCCAGTCGTTCGGTATCGCGGTGGCATTGCAGGGACAGGTCGCAGCAGGTGGCGCACCGGTGGTCTACACGCCGGGTTTCGGCTTCATCTTCTCGTCCGTGGTCGGGCTTACCGCCGGCACGATGTTCCTGATGTGGCTGGGCGAACAGATGACCGAGCGCGGTGTCGGCAACGGCATTTCGCTGCTGATCTTCGCCGGTATCGTCGCCGGCCTGCCGGGAGCGGTGGTGCACACCCTGGGTATGGCCAGCAACGGTGAATTGTCGCTGATCAAGTTGTTGATGGTGTTTGGTCTGGCGCTGGCGGTGACGGCGTTCGTGGTGTTCATGGAGCGCGCCCAGCGGCGCATCACGGTGAACTATGCGCGGCGTTCCGGTGGGCAGAAGGCCTACATGAACCAAAGCTCGAACCTGCCGTTGAAGATCAACATGTCGGGCGTGATTCCGCCGATCTTCGCCTCGAGTCTGCTGATGTTTCCGGCGACCGCGGTGAGTTGGTTCAGCACGGGCCAGCAGTCGCGCTGGCTGCAGGATCTGACCCAGGCGCTGAGCCCCGGCAACCCGTTGTACGAGACAGTGTTTTCGGTGTTGGTGATCGGTTTTGCTTTCTTCTACACGGCGATCGTGTTCAACGCCGATGAGACGGCCGACAACCTCAAGCGGTCGGGTGCGCTGATCCCTGGCATCCGTCCGGGCAAGGCCACGGCCAGTTACATCGATGCAGTGATGACCCGCCTGACCGGTGTCGGTGCGCTGTATCTGGTGATGGTGTGTCTGGTGCCGTCGTTCATGCAGAACGCCTGGCATGTGCCGTTTTACTTCGGTGGCACGTCGCTGCTGATCGTGGTGGTGGTGGTGATGGATTTCACGTCTCAGGTGCAGGCGCACCTGGTCAGTCACCAGTACGAAAGTCTGCTCAAGAAGGCCAATCTCCGCCGCAGCTGA
- a CDS encoding cytochrome c: MKWLRWLLLLIALLLVLALGWVLFGGGSRPTPQAASKVAATALRDPVLIAKGEYLATIGDCAGCHTAQGGARYAGGRALPTPFGDIPVPNITPDRETGLGDWSFEDFWQALHSGKGRHGELLYPAFSYTSYTKVSHDDALAIFAYLQSLAPVHQPAVAPALAFPYSVRNSLKAWRTLYFREGEFKPDPAQSAEWNRGAYLVQGLGHCNECHAARDSLGGTPQDVHLTGGQIPMQNWYAPDLSTRKNGGLEGWSAQDIVDLLKTGQSARGTAFGPMATVVSDSTQHMSDADLRAIATYLQSLPPRTPLAEPSSPFDTRALTEQGGKVYAKHCAECHGKRGEGVAGVYPPLDGNSSVTEPTGINATRMVLLGGFAPVTAANQRPYSMPPFAQQLSDGEVAAVVTYIRRTWSNQASIVRAEGVSKYRHTPVE, translated from the coding sequence ATGAAATGGCTGCGTTGGCTGTTGCTGCTGATCGCGCTGCTGCTGGTGCTGGCGCTGGGTTGGGTGTTGTTCGGCGGCGGCAGCCGGCCGACGCCGCAGGCCGCGAGCAAGGTCGCGGCGACCGCCTTGCGCGATCCGGTGCTGATCGCGAAGGGCGAATACCTGGCCACCATCGGCGACTGCGCCGGCTGCCACACCGCGCAGGGCGGTGCACGCTACGCCGGCGGGCGTGCACTGCCCACGCCGTTCGGCGATATCCCGGTGCCCAACATCACGCCCGATCGCGAGACCGGCCTGGGCGACTGGAGCTTCGAGGACTTCTGGCAGGCGCTGCACAGCGGCAAGGGCCGTCATGGCGAATTGCTGTATCCGGCATTTTCCTACACCTCGTACACCAAGGTCAGTCACGACGATGCGCTGGCGATCTTCGCCTACTTGCAGTCGCTGGCGCCGGTGCACCAGCCGGCCGTCGCGCCGGCGCTGGCGTTCCCATACAGCGTGCGCAACAGCCTGAAGGCCTGGCGCACGCTGTACTTCCGCGAAGGCGAGTTCAAGCCTGATCCGGCGCAGTCGGCCGAGTGGAACCGCGGTGCCTACCTGGTGCAGGGCCTGGGCCACTGCAACGAATGCCATGCGGCGCGCGACTCGCTCGGCGGTACGCCGCAGGACGTGCACCTCACCGGCGGCCAGATCCCGATGCAGAACTGGTACGCGCCCGACCTGAGCACCCGGAAGAACGGTGGCCTGGAGGGCTGGAGCGCGCAGGACATCGTCGACCTGCTGAAGACCGGCCAGTCCGCCAGGGGCACGGCGTTCGGCCCGATGGCCACGGTGGTGTCGGACAGCACACAGCACATGAGCGACGCCGACCTGCGCGCGATCGCCACCTATCTGCAGTCGCTGCCGCCGAGGACTCCTCTGGCCGAGCCGAGTTCGCCGTTCGACACCAGGGCGCTGACCGAACAGGGCGGGAAGGTTTACGCGAAACACTGCGCCGAGTGCCATGGCAAGCGCGGCGAGGGCGTTGCGGGAGTCTATCCGCCGCTGGACGGCAATTCCTCGGTGACCGAACCGACCGGCATCAACGCGACCCGCATGGTCCTGCTCGGCGGCTTCGCGCCGGTCACCGCGGCGAACCAGCGACCGTACTCGATGCCGCCGTTCGCGCAGCAGCTGAGTGACGGCGAGGTCGCGGCGGTGGTCACCTACATCCGGCGCACGTGGTCGAACCAGGCCTCGATCGTGCGCGCCGAGGGTGTCAGCAAATACCGGCACACGCCGGTCGAGTGA
- the rplO gene encoding 50S ribosomal protein L15 has protein sequence MIMRLNDIKPAAGSHKTRLRVGRGIGSGMGKTAGRGHKGQHARAGGTHKYGFEGGQMPLQRRLPKVGFRSKKQAESQEVFLYQLANLKGDVIDVVALHQAGLINSRAKRVKVVLKGEIGRAVKLSGLLATAGAKAAIEAAGGSVE, from the coding sequence ATCATCATGCGTCTCAATGACATCAAGCCGGCTGCCGGTTCCCACAAGACGCGCCTGCGCGTCGGTCGCGGCATCGGTTCGGGCATGGGCAAGACCGCCGGCCGCGGCCACAAGGGTCAGCATGCCCGTGCGGGCGGTACCCACAAGTACGGCTTCGAGGGCGGCCAGATGCCGCTGCAGCGCCGGTTGCCGAAGGTCGGCTTCCGTTCGAAGAAGCAGGCCGAGAGCCAGGAAGTGTTCCTGTATCAGCTGGCCAATCTCAAGGGTGACGTGATCGACGTCGTCGCGCTGCATCAGGCTGGCCTGATCAACAGCCGCGCGAAGAGGGTCAAGGTCGTCCTCAAGGGTGAAATCGGTCGCGCGGTGAAGTTGTCTGGTCTGCTGGCTACCGCCGGCGCCAAGGCAGCCATCGAGGCTGCCGGCGGCAGCGTGGAGTAA